The following proteins come from a genomic window of Nicotiana tomentosiformis chromosome 12, ASM39032v3, whole genome shotgun sequence:
- the LOC104085950 gene encoding ATP-dependent Clp protease proteolytic subunit 5, chloroplastic-like — MAHSCVATTSSISKFNFSSDSSTIPEAYPNTLPFKTLQFRNLKVKNRGKSTVKAVYSGTNWDSGITSPTGIWSIRDDLQVPSSPYFPAYAQGQGPPPMVQERFMSVISQLFQYRIIRCGGAVDDDMANIIVAQLLYLDAVDPTKDIVMYVNSPGGSVTAGMAIFDTMRHIRPDVSTVCVGLAASMGAFLLSAGTKGKRYSLPNSRIMIHQPLGGAQGGQTDIDIQANEMLHHKANLNGYLAYHTGQSLEKINQDTDRDFFMSAKEAKEYGLIDGVILNPMKALQPLAAAAEQ; from the exons ATGGCCCATTCGTGCGTGGCCACGACTTCCTCTATCTCTAAATTCAACTTCTCTTCTGATTCCTCTACTATTCCTGAAGCTTACCCTAATACCCTCCCCTTTAAGACCCTTCAGTTCAG GAATTTAAAGGTGAAGAATCGGGGAAAGAGTACAGTGAAGGCCGTGTACTCTGGAACCAACTGGGATTCTGGAATTACTTCACCAACTGGGATTTGGTCTATAAG AGATGACTTGCAAGTGCCATCATCGCCCTATTTTCCTGCTTATGCCCAAGGTCAAGGACCACCTCCAATGGTGCAAGAGCGGTTTATGAGTGTGATCAGCCAGCTCTTCCAATAT AGGATCATACGATGTGGTGGGGCAGTTGATGATGATATGGCAAATATTATAGTTGCGCAGCTTCTCTATCTTGACGCTGTTGATCCAACAAAG GATATTGTCATGTATGTCAACTCTCCAGGAGGGTCAGTTACAGCAG GAATGGCCATTTTTGATACCATGCGGCATATTCGGCCTGATGTCTCCACCGTTTGTGTTGGACTCGCTGCGAG TATGGGGGCTTTTCTTCTTAGCGCTGGCACCAAAG GTAAGAGATATAGCCTGCCAAACTCGAGGATAATGATTCACCAACCTCTTGGTGGTGCACAAGGCGGGCAAACTGATATAGACATTCAG GCTAATGAGATGTTGCATCACAAAGCAAATCTGAATGGGTACCTTGCCTACCATACTGGTCAAAGCCTTGAGAAGATCAACCAAGATACTGATCGTGATTTTTTCATGAGTGCAAAGGAAGCTAAAGAGTATGGGCTTATTGATGGAGTCATCTTGAACCCCATGAAAGCCCTTCAACCATTAGCAGCAGCTGCTGAACAATAG